In Glycine max cultivar Williams 82 chromosome 7, Glycine_max_v4.0, whole genome shotgun sequence, a single window of DNA contains:
- the LOC100808143 gene encoding RGS1-HXK1-interacting protein 1 — MAEADSSSSSSDGEPSPSLASIAENLQRSAIQSARTVQHSTINHFRAFQNFLPEAVPQYRTYEDAFVNKVKDGLMIAKENPALSAGLAVSGALLAMRAPRRFLFRHTLGRFQSEEVRYARTEKNVKDLGLSVDLLKKESVKLLQRTALAEKEMKYGHTELVSAGTQFQQLAKSAYKVETRAADLLDKLRYIPSREALVLRAEVASMASNLKRQRSSLNKRIMKINELGVPV; from the exons ATGGCAGAGGCAGATTCGTCCTCCTCCTCTTCAGATGGAGAACCCTCGCCATCGCTGGCGTCGATTGCGGAGAATCTTCAGCGTTCCGCCATTCAATCTGCTCGAACTGTGCAACATAGCACTATAAATCATTTCCGTGCCTTTCAG AATTTTTTACCAGAAGCAGTACCACAGTATAGAACATATGAGGATGCTTTCGTCAATAAAGTTAAAG ATGGATTGATGATTGCAAAGGAGAATCCAGCTTTAAGTGCTGGTTTAGCTGTTTCTGGTGCCCTTCTGGCCATGCGAG CTCCAAGAAGGTTTCTGTTTCGTCATACATTGGGTCGATTCCAAAGTGAGGAG GTACGGTATGCTAGAACTGAGAAGAATGTAAAGGACTTGGGCCTTTCGGTGGATTTACTGAAGAAGGAGAGTGTAAAATTGCTTCAAAGGACAGCTCTTGCTGAGAAGGAAATGAAATATGGGCATACCGAACTAGT gAGCGCTGGAACCCAATTTCAACAGCTGGCAAAATCAGCTTACAAGGTTGAAACCCGAGCTGCTG ATTTGCTTGACAAGCTGCGGTATATACCTAGTCGTGAAGCTCTGGTACTTCGAGCTGAG GTTGCTTCTATGGCTTCAAATTTGAAGCGTCAGAGATCTTCACTGAACAAACGGATAATGAAGATCAACGAGTTAGGGGTTCCTGTGTGA
- the LOC100499955 gene encoding transcription factor Pur-alpha 1, with protein MEGNSGGGGGGNDVELLCKTLQVEHKLFYFDLKENPRGRYLKISEKTSATRSTIIVPFSGISWFLDLFNYYVNSDDQDLFSKELQLDTKVFYFDIGENRRGRFLKVSEASVSRNRSTIIVPAGSSRDEGWAAFRNVLAEINEASRLFILPNQQNSESSERLVGLSDDVGAGFISGHSTQPATSSELNVDRSVDLPPQDEIGNLGVSKVIRADQKRFFFDLGSNNRGHFLRISEVAGSDRSSIILPLSGLKQFHEIVGHFVEITKDRIEGMTVANVRTVDPPQR; from the exons ATGGAGGGGAACTCCGGCGGAGGAGGCGGCGGAAACGACGTGGAATTGCTCTGCAAGACGCTGCAGGTGGAGCACAAGCTCTTCTACTTCGATCTGAAGGAGAACCCTCGCGGCCGCTACCTTAAGATTTCCGAGAAGACCTCCGCCACCAGGTCCACCATCATCGTCCCCTTCTCTGGCATTTCCTGGTTCCTCGATCTCTTCAATTACTACGTCAATTCCGATGATCAGGACCTCTTCAGCAAGGAATTGCAGCTCGACACCAAG gTTTTCTATTTTGACATTGGTGAGAATCGGAGGGGCCGTTTTTTGAAG gtGTCTGAAGCTTCTGTCAGCAGAAACCGTAGCACTATAATTGTTCCTGCTGGAAGCTCCAGGGATGAAGGATGGGCAGCATTCAGGAACGTTTTGGCAGAGATCAATGAAGCCTCAAGGCTTTTCATTCTGCCCAATCAG CAAAATTCTGAATCCTCAGAGCGTCTTGTTGGACTTTCGGATGATGTTGGTGCTGGCTTCATATCTGGTCATAGTACTCAACCTGCCACTTCTTCTGAGTTGAATGTGGACAGGTCTGTTGATTTGCCGCCTCAGGATGAAATTGGGAACTTGGGGGTCTCAAAAGTAATCAGGGCTGATCAGAAAAGATTCTTCTTTGATCTTGGGAGCAATAATAGGGGTCATTTCTTAAGAATATCTGAG GTTGCGGGTTCTGATAGATCCTCCATCATTCTTCCCCTGTCAGGGCTTAAGCAGTTTCATGAGATTGTTGGTCACTTTGTGGAAATCACAAAGGACCGAATTGAGGGAATGACAGTTGCTAATGTTCGCACAGTTGATCCCCCTCAAAGATGA